CCCTACCATCAGAACACACACAACTGATCTATCTATAGGTAACATGAGTTTTGAGCAAGAGATCTCTAGTCTTACTGTGCGAAAAAGCAGACCTACctaaaaaattaaaatggtttggttcgaagaaaaaaaaaaaaaaaagcagtgcacAGTAGATTAGCATGGAGGGGAAACAATTTAAACAGATAACTTGAGTACACTTAAAGAAAAGCCATTTTATAGCTATAATCCTATATCTGTATTCAATATTAGACAAAGTCAAATAGAAATCAAGGTAAATTGCTATAACAAAGTTCTAAGTGTTCACTTCAAAGTTTAAGTCTCGTCAGACTTCACTGGTCAGCTTGAGCTGccaatgtaataatgaaaaaatagcTACCTACCCTCCAAAGATTTTGTTTCTGCAGGCAATTCCTCTTTTATActtggtaatggtttatctttctCTGATTCAGTGGTAGCAGGTGTAGAACATTTGTCTGGAGTTTTCTCTGATATAACTTCTACTTTGCAAGCAGATTTCTCAGTTGTCAATTCCATTGGGGTCTCTTGTTTTAGCTCCTGGGTTACTTTCTCTACCTTTGCAGGAGCTTTTTTGGAGTGCGGTCTCCTAACTTTGATTAGCTTTCGTTTCCTTGAATATACCACACACTTAAAGAGTCTCCTCTTCAAGGCCTGGGCCTTCTTGGCATACAGCATGGCCCGCACTGACTCACAAGCTAGTTCTTCAGGGGACTTCTTTGTTCTTTTGGTCTGTGTGTTCTTTATACCCACTTGACCTACGGAATTCTGAAACTCTTCTAACTTTTGACGATAATATTTAAATTCATTGCTGTCCTTATCAAACAACcacctaaaataaaaaaacaacttaatagTGGAAGGGTGTTAAATTCTGTAAGAAGGTGTTGGATGATCACTCATACAAATATTGTAACTAATAATTCCCACCCATAAGTTAGAACAACAAGAGTCCAAAGCCCAGGACCTCTGATATTCAGGAGATAGTCACCCTACCTgtgcctttttaacacatattTTGACCCCCTTCAACACCAAACTCTTCTACTCTTATTGCAATACAGTCTAAATATTACTCTGGAATGTTCCCACCACTAGTTCAAACCTGCCAATTTATCAAAGACTGTACACAAAAAACAATTCTCACTCCcccaaatatataatatttaaaatccTCACCAAAATGCAGGCTTCTCTCCTTCTACTTGGTTTCCTTTTTTCGCATTTTCCAGAAGTTGATCAATGGCTGCAACAACATTGAGATCAGCTGCTTTTCTTTCTATAAAagaggattttaaaaaaaacaaacaaacaaaaaaaaaaaccagttagAACTAAGTGACCGCATCAGCAATTCCCTCCAACAACTGAATTTTCAATGCAGAGCGCTTGTGGTAAACACAGTAGGAAAGTCAGATGTAATTATATCCTTAGACTGCAGAGAGAAGCTACCCATACATCGGTGGCTGTGCATCTCTCAAAAGCTGTAATTTAAGTTAAAATGCTAGGAATTCTAAAAACACTACAAACTGATAGATATGGGAATAATAATGCCAATATGAGACATTTTCAAATAAAAGATACTTTAACTTGAAGTTGTTTTTACTGACATTAAAGCTGCAGAACAAATAACTAAAAAATGGTCAGAATcgtttagaaaattaaagcatAATTATTATGGCTCAAAGTACTGTACAGCTTGAGTACACCTTGACAAATCGAATGTGATTTCCATGTGCCTAATACATACAAATTGGGTATATTTTCCCTTGTAAATCTGAAAACAAAAAGACATCAACAGATACTTGAAATATAAGCAAGTTGGCAGAAGTGGTGGGTGGGGGTTTAAGTGAAAATTGTATGGATTAAATCAAACTGTCAAATCTCAAGGTTGTAATCGACTGTATATATGCAACCAATGTCGAGAGATTATGGGAACAgtagtatatatttaaaaatggaaCTGGGTTTCATTAAATTTGTTTTCGAATATGCTTGTTCTCCTGTAGACCCtgcatacatatatagatatacacactaAACGGTCTGGAAGATCTGTGTCCAACTCAAGAGTTTATAGAACAGAGgggggcaaaaaaaaaaccaaaaaaacccaaCACAGAAGTGGATTTTTAGTCTTGCCAACATTTCCCCTTTTCGCTTCTTGGCAATCACAAACAATCAGATCTATGAGCAAATtagggggtatatgtactaaactgtgagtttggttgctataggcaacccctCCACttttcaatcagattctagctgtcatttatttagtacattctacaaaatgacagctagaatctggttgcgataggcaacatttccactttttcaaactcacagtttagtaaatatacccctagaactTTTAAAAGAGTCTAAAAAGACATCTCAATTAAAGGACGTAAAAATTATCCATTAAAACTTAGGCAGTTGAAAGCTACTAATATAGTCTGGTATCTAACATAAgtgaaaatgataaatataaactttaaaatgACTTCTATTGGTTGCATAGTTAATCTACAAATATGCTGCCTTGTGGCTTTGCTGTTTGATCTTTGCTTATAATATGTGTAGCATAATTTCTTTTATTAAACTGGTTTTCAGAGAAAGAGCAATTTATTCAGAGCACTATGTTAGGTAGGCTTCCTCCTGCTTGGACAGCATTTGCGCTGTGTCATGTAGAGGAAGCCAGCACAAGAAATGAGCACTCCAGTCCAACTTTGTTTCCAAGTTAGAGTTACCAGACTACATTGTGGTTGCTCCCTGGAAAAAAGGCATGACAACAGGCATGAAAGGTAATAGAACAGAACCAACTATCCcctacatcaggcctgtccaacctgcggccctccaggtgttgtgaaactgcaagtcccagcatgcccttccagctatcaaatggttgtctaccggcaatgcatgctggggcttgtagtttcacaacatctgaagggccgcaggttggacaggcctgcccttcATCATGTTTGTTTTTCCGGAATAATTACAAAGCTGCAAGTTCAAACAAAAACTTGTTGGTAGTCAAAAGTATACAATTATTTAGTTTTGTTGAAGTACTATATTAAGTAACCAACCTTGACTGTCTACAACAGTTTTACATTCTTCTTTCTTATCGACACCAGTTTCCTCAGTAAGCTTGTCTCTGGATTTTAATGTTAACTTATTGCCACTCTTTTGGAGCCAGTCTCTTAGCTTTGAAACAAATTCCTTCCCAAACAGAAAGGAGTCCTTGAAATTTGGATATTCTGAAGGCTTCAGTTCTAGACTACAAAGTCCCAATGCTTCCAAAACATTACTCTGTCTTGCAGAGGAAATCATTTCAAATGTTTGCCCTAAAAGCACAATGGATTTTCGGCACAGAAACACAGTGCTCTTTAGAGCACCAAGTAGCTGTCGTGGATCCGTAAGGATAGCGTGCTTCAGCTCAAAAGTGTTGCAAGCTATCAGCAATGGAGTTACACATCTTAGCAAACGCTGTTGAGCCATCATCATCTCCTTGTCAAAGGGCTTGATCACTTCAAAGAAATCATTCTTGAGGGACACGGtttttgtttcaattaataaatccAAAAGATCGTTATCTATTTTGGGACTCTTCATGGTAGAATGATTTATTGTTTTTACCCTAGAAAAGCACTGCTCTCTATGAAATGAAGTCATGGGGCCTTTGAAGCAATCCACAATCATCTTACAAGTTTCAGTTTTCACCTTGAAAAGGGCTTTGTGTTGTTTTAGGAGGTCTGCATCACTTTCCATGGTGTTAAATTTGGCCCATTTTTGTatctgcacactgaacttgaATGATGGGCTTTTGCTGTCCAAATTACCAGTCTTTTTTTTAGACTCTTGCTGTTTAGTGGAGGCCTCACCAGCTTTACCCTGTCTACCACCACCCCTCTGAGATCGAACACCCATCGGTCCTTTCCCCGCTGGACTGCGCATTACTCCACGTGTCTGTGACctgaaggtatccttcctaggacCTAGCTCTGCGCTCTGAGGGGAACGGAATTCCCTGAACATTTCTGTTCTGCCCATGTTGCGCTCTGGTCCACGAAGAGCATTGTGCTCAGTCTCCCAATTTCTGCGACCAACATTCAATTCTCGAGCAAACAATTCATTACATTCTAGTGACCTTAGTTGATCAAGTTCATCAAGCCGGCGGTTTGAAGCATTTAGTTCTTCTCTGTATAACCTCTCCTTCACCAGTGGATTATCAGCACCCCATCTATTCAAAAACTGATCTGAAAGTCTTCCACCTGAAGATTCCCTTCCTAATTCACGAAAGTATGACTGATCTGAAACATTGTCTATATCCAAATTTCTGCTCAAAGTGTCGGGAGGAAGATCACGATAAGAATATCTTTGTTTCTCTCTATAAAAAGATTCATAGTTATCCACTGGCATTCTTGTTGTTGATGGccctgttaaaaagaaaaaaaaaaagctaaatttaaTAACAAAAACACGTGTAATTCATATATCCAAGTTTTGCAAAACTAATGAAGGCTTGACATTTTTAAGCAAATATCTAATCATTTGAATGAGGAGGTAGTGCTCACATTTACTGGAATACCCCATGAATGCTTGTTCCAAATTAATGACCTATATGGGCAAAGGGGAATCTGCACTCACAGGACTTTACACAAAGGTCAAGTAGGTCCAATGACCACAATGTCCAGCTGCCCAAGTTGTGGGCTAATACaaaaggaatctctgctcattttcccctcacacctctatggggtacaaGGAAAAATGTATGGAAATTTCAGTGCCAACATCGGCATAATGTGTCTCCATGGACTTTTCTGGGGACATATTACACTAATTTGAAGCTTTTCTTTTATTTGAATAAAGTCAGTGTTTCAATATCAGTTCCATGCAACCAAAAACATTGACTTTACACAAATAAACGGTTTAACTGTTTAAACATCTCTTAAGTGTAGATATCTGCAAATACTTGTCAACAAGGCAACTTGGAAGTAGTAACATGTTTTGAAAATTGGAGTTGGCCAGAATGAGAGCATATTGACTACATGTATTTTCAGTACTAATATaaccattaataaaatattttgaaacaacgACCAAGTTTTTTTACAACAGCATCAACCAGGTGTCAGTTGATTGACTTTCTTGTGGAAGAAAGATGCTACATCAATCCTGCACAATTCCAGTCACTGGTAGACCGTGACACTGGACAGTGCTCtacccagcacctatttcccggctgtttttacttgccacctggctcttgggagcccaacagagtccttctataatagaataaatcattgtttctcctattagagctctacaaccagcagtgtgtgttagatcactcaccaccagtctgaccagtcctggcaagtGTGAGCAATAACCGCCagaatttttcattattattgcaaagtattacactgccctcacccggctggcaaaattttcagTGGAGAACATTGCTGGACATATAGGCCATCCTGTCCACATTCTGTGGTCCAACAACCAATTAAATGACATAATATTGGTATTTaaacttttctcttttgttccataCCATAGGAGACTTTTCCATTGCAAACAGATTTAACTGAACCCTTAAATAGTAAGAACTGAACTTTTGTGTACGATCGGATAATATGCAATAGCAACTTCTCATTATGTCAATTTATATGCATTAGTTCATATCTCCTTGCAGGAAAGGAGGGCCATCATGTCAACAGTTAATGTTAAAAACATCATGTGCAAAATTTATTAAGAAACTGCaattttctgaaataaaaatatttcatcaCCTATTGTCAAAACAAAATGTAAGTGTCAAGAGGGCGCAACAGACACCAACAGACTTTCACTTGCGCACATTTTAATGAAAGCTGATATTTTAGCAATCCATGCCTAAGTCACTCACCATCCAAATGAAACTCCCGTATGGTATCCGAGATGGCTTGGTCCATGTTTACTCTGTATCTCTTCATCTTCTCTTGGACTACTGCATCAAACGTTTCCCGTGTTATCCTTTGGCTCGCCATGCTCTCGACTCTGTAAGCCAATAAGATGTTACTATAGTGATATAAAATTTTCTACGCCAATACTAGGATTACACatagtgtggccacactggtaacacatttgacaaaagtgatcattattattattaatatttatttataaggcgccacaaggcatccgcagcgccgtacagagacaaacaaaatcacaatacaatgggagacagcacagtacagtaaacacagcaactcagtacgctcaatgcacagctagagagggcgggggagggaggatccgcaaacgacggggcccaagaaggagggcgcggaagacagggagacccccaggggggaggagggagcgagagtggacgtggggtggaggaccctcgaggaggagggctaagtagctggagagcagagttagaagtggtggaaacaggaggagagatggccctgctcagaggagcatacaatctaaggggaggggtggacagagagagacgcaggggagagagggagagtagggggacagaggcagaagataaggtaggaagttaagtggagacagaaaggctttaagaaaaaggtgggtttttagggcccgtttgaagctggacagattaggggaagttctgatggagggagggagcttgttccagtggaggggggcagcgcgggcgaagttttggatacgcgcgtgggaggaggttataaggggggaagagaggcgacggtcagaggcagaacggatagggcgggatggagcatgaattgAGAGGAGGGTGGatatgtagggcgcagtggagttggcgagggccttgtaggcgagtgtgaggagcttaaagaggattctgaaggggaatgggagccagtgaagggctgggtagaggggggagacaaaagaggagcggcgagagaggaaaataagcctagctgcagcgttaaggacggatcgaaggggatcgagatgagagtgggggaggccagtgaggaggaggttgcagtagtccaggcgggagatgatcagagagtggataaggcatttggtggcatcttgggagaggaagggccggatgcgagcgatgttgcgcagctggaagcggcaggatttagcaagagaggatgtgggggccaaaggagagagaggagtcgaggatgacatcaaggcagcgaagttgggggacaggggagatagaggtgttgtcgacagtgatggagaggtcagaaggggatggggtatgagagggaggaaaaactatgagctcagttttggcaaggttaagtttgaggaatcgagaggacatccaggaggagatggcagagaggcaggcggacaccctagagaggagggagggagagagatcaggagaggagaggtatagttgagtgtcgtcagcgtaaaggtggtagctgaagtcgaaggagctgatgagttcacccagggaggaggtgtatagagagaagagtaagggtcccagaacagagccctgagggaccccgactggaagggtggatggggggggagagagacccagaggtggtgacagagaaggaacggtgagtaaggtaagaggtggactaggacaggactgggccagagaggccgaaagactggagggtgtgaaggaggagggggtggtcaacggtgtcaaaggctgcagagaggtcaaggaggatgagaagggagaagtggcccctggcttttgcagagaggaggtcattggtgactttagccagggcagtttcagtggagtggagggggcagaaaccagactggagaggatcaa
The Mixophyes fleayi isolate aMixFle1 chromosome 1, aMixFle1.hap1, whole genome shotgun sequence DNA segment above includes these coding regions:
- the SUGP2 gene encoding SURP and G-patch domain-containing protein 2; the protein is MASQRITRETFDAVVQEKMKRYRVNMDQAISDTIREFHLDGPSTTRMPVDNYESFYREKQRYSYRDLPPDTLSRNLDIDNVSDQSYFRELGRESSGGRLSDQFLNRWGADNPLVKERLYREELNASNRRLDELDQLRSLECNELFARELNVGRRNWETEHNALRGPERNMGRTEMFREFRSPQSAELGPRKDTFRSQTRGVMRSPAGKGPMGVRSQRGGGRQGKAGEASTKQQESKKKTGNLDSKSPSFKFSVQIQKWAKFNTMESDADLLKQHKALFKVKTETCKMIVDCFKGPMTSFHREQCFSRVKTINHSTMKSPKIDNDLLDLLIETKTVSLKNDFFEVIKPFDKEMMMAQQRLLRCVTPLLIACNTFELKHAILTDPRQLLGALKSTVFLCRKSIVLLGQTFEMISSARQSNVLEALGLCSLELKPSEYPNFKDSFLFGKEFVSKLRDWLQKSGNKLTLKSRDKLTEETGVDKKEECKTVVDSQERKAADLNVVAAIDQLLENAKKGNQVEGEKPAFWWLFDKDSNEFKYYRQKLEEFQNSVGQVGIKNTQTKRTKKSPEELACESVRAMLYAKKAQALKRRLFKCVVYSRKRKLIKVRRPHSKKAPAKVEKVTQELKQETPMELTTEKSACKVEVISEKTPDKCSTPATTESEKDKPLPSIKEELPAETKSLEVDEKTKDTAIKLAQFVVQMGPEIEEFSMENSVNNPEFWFLREKDSPAYIFYKGRLEEFKRAEEEAASDDDDDVGLDDGDLENIRVGDDQQNESDDVEMDAECEAAEAPGAAVAAFNQMPIPARPPVVRKRVAKLKVGMLPPKRVCLVEDPKVHDPVRIEYERPRGRRYNRRKKPADLEFASKKLDQQNVGFQMLSKMGWQEGQGLGSSGSGIKNPIKVGAVSAGEGLGVEGQTAGESANTNFDAFRQRMMQMYKKKITK